A region from the Ptychodera flava strain L36383 chromosome 10, AS_Pfla_20210202, whole genome shotgun sequence genome encodes:
- the LOC139141615 gene encoding vesicle transport protein SFT2B-like yields MDKLKKVLKGEDEEEGDQSLYTQFSDATTLSWSTRVKGFVICFCIGMICSFLKMTILEVFPFVSGDNGLVLFAIFYTLGNIIAMVSTCFLMGPVRQLKNMFSEKRIIATIIVIISFALTLCAGLWWKIGALALVFCIIQFLALTWYALSYIPFARDAVKKCFTSCMD; encoded by the exons ATGGATAAACTGAAGAAAGTACTTAAAGGAGAGGATGAGGAAGAAGGAGACCAGAGTCTGTATACACAA TTTTCAGATGCCACAACTCTTAGCTGGTCCACGCGAGTCAAGGGATTCGTCATATGTTTTTGTATCGGTATGATTTGTTCATTCTTG aaaatgacaattttgga GGTGTTTCCTTTTGTTTCTGGGGACAACGGATTGGTTTTATTTGCAATCTTCTACACGCTGGGAAACATTATAGCTATGGTCAG TACCTGCTTTCTGATGGGACCAGTGAGGCAACTCAAGAATATGTTTAGTGAAAAAAGGATCATAGCAACAATTATTGTTATAATTAGTTTTGCTCTCACCTTATGTGCAGGTCTCTGG TGGAAAATTGGTGCACTGGCCTTGGTGTTTTGTATTATACAGTTTCTTGCCTTGACGTG GTATGCTCTATCGTACATCCCCTTTGCAAGAGATGCGGTCAAAAAGTGTTTCACCTCGTGTATGGATTAA
- the LOC139142562 gene encoding snake venom 5'-nucleotidase-like, with amino-acid sequence MPNIAHSWCVLALPLYLSSAVGLELVILHTNDIHARFSQANKYGGVCSDEDAVEQKCYGGVARIVDKVNELRDQHENVLLLDAGDQFQGTLWFYLYQGRAAAHFMEMIGYDAMAIGNHEFDNDIDGLLPFLTNVTFPVLSCNINDTDEPAIQGLYSRSATVTLSSGDVVGIVGYTTAETPQLSSPGRLLFNSEVDSVRAEVDRLRSQGINKIIALGHAGIYVDLQIADEVEGVDVIVGGHTNTFLYTGEPPSNEDPFGEYPLVHHPAWNTDQNVLIVQDYAFGKYLGYLNVTFDEDGNVTSWGGNPILLDHSVEQDNATLEDVQLWARPISSLASQVIGRTHVFLDGRRESCRLKECNLGNLIADAMVHQNIKHADEVKWSDVSIAIMNGGGVRSSVEGSKSVSIAHVMDIQPFRNTLDLMEITGATLLKVLEKSVSEYILEKPHGRFLQVSGLLVTYDLNRPVGQRVVEVEAKCSQCNVPEYFPLESDATYKLVMPTYLANGGDGYDMLVDERISYHIPGDLDTDVLIEYIETRTPITIGLERRIKFLQPSEPVEGCDVSSAAVTKNIYWLLLTSLFACAQFSGYVARILSFQCTSNNC; translated from the exons ATGCCGAACATCGCTCACAGCTGGTGCGTTTTAGCACTACCGTTGTACTTGTCGTCTGCTGTTGGTCTCGAGTTGGTGATACTGCACACGAACGACATCCACGCGCGGTTCTCGCAGGCCAATAAGTACGGCGGTGTGTGCAGCGATGAGGACGCGGTGGAGCAAAAATGCTACGGCGGCGTGGCTAGAATCGTTGACAAAGTAAACGAATTACGGGATCAACACGAGAACGTGTTGTTACTGGACGCAGGGGATCAGTTTCAAGGCACTCTGTGGTTCTATCTCTACCAGGGCAGAGCCGCGGCGCACTTCATGGAAATGATCGGCTACGATGCGATG GCTATCGGCAATCATGAGTTTGACAACGACATAGACGGTCTACTCCCGTTCCTGACAAACGTAACGTTCCCGGTTCTCAGCTGTAACATCAACGATACCGATGAGCCAGCTATCCAGGGACTTTATTCCCGATCAGCCACTGTTACACTTTCCAGTGGCGATGTTGTTGGAATAGTAGGGTACACCACGGCAGAGACACCACAGCTGTCGTCACCAG GAAGGCTTCTCTTCAATTCTGAGGTCGACTCCGTCCGCGCGGAGGTGGACAGATTGAGATCTCAGGGCATCAACAAGATCATTGCCCTGGGGCATGCTGGGATATATGTGGACTTACAAATTGCTGACGAAGTAGAGGGCGTCGATGTAATCGTCGGTGGACATACAAATACTTTCCTTTATACAG GTGAGCCACCATCAAACGAGGATCCCTTTGGCGAGTACCCGCTGGTGCATCACCCAGCTTGGAATACGGATCAGAACGTACTCATCGTGCAGGACTACGCCTTCGGTAAATACCTTGGCTACTTAAACGTGACCTTTGACGAGGATGGCAACGTCACTTCCTGGGGAGGAAATCCGATTCTATTGGACCATAGTGTTGAACAAG ATAATGCCACTTTAGAAGATGTACAACTTTGGGCAAGACCTATATCATCATTAGCCTCACAAGTGATAGGACGAACGCACGTGTTCCTGGATGGCAGACGTGAAAGTTGTCGCCTTAAAGAATGCAACCTTGGCAACCTCATCGCCGACGCCATGGTGCACCAAAACATCAAACACGCGGACGAGGTTAAGTGGAGTGACGTCAGCATCGCAATTATGAACGGCGGAGGAGTACGAAGCTCTGTGGAGGGATCTA agAGTGTAAGCATAGCACATGTGATGGACATTCAGCCGTTCAGAAATACACTCGACCTGATGGAAATCACCGGCGCAACTCTTCTGAAAGTCTTGGAAAAATCCGTGTCAGAGTACATTCTTGAGAAACCGCACGGGCGATTTCTTCAAGTCTCAG GGCTATTGGTGACCTATGATCTTAATCGTCCTGTTGGGCAGCGAGTCGTGGAAGTGGAGGCCAAATGCAGCCAGTGCAACGTGCCCGAATATTTTCCCCTGGAATCTGACGCAACCTATAAATTAGTCATGCCGACCTACTTGGCCAATGGCGGCGATGGGTACGACATGCTGGTGGACGAAAGAATTTCCTATCATATTCCAG GCGATCTTGACACAGACGTCCTGATCGAGTACATTGAAACGCGAACACCGATAACTATCGGTCTGGAGCGACgtatcaaatttttacagccttCGGAGCCGGTCGAAGGATGTGATGTGAGTTCTGCTGCAGTGACGAAGAACATTTATTGGCTGCTACTGACTTCTCTCTTTGCGTGCGCACAATTCAGTGGCTATGTAGCGAGGATTTTGTCCTTCCAGTGTACAAGCAACAACTGTTGA
- the LOC139142545 gene encoding leukocyte cysteine proteinase inhibitor 1-like codes for MDTDLQDGVLGGWTKPQPPTPEVQEMLTSLKEAIEDKAGIFFDTFEVKTYSTQVATGTNYRIKVHVGDDMYIHVRLFENQKGKINLRSVKINKTDDDMF; via the exons ATGGATACAGATCTGCAAGACGGAGTGCTGGGAGGGTGGACCAAGCCACAGCCGCCAACTCCTGAAGTCCAGGAGATGCTCACGTCG TTGAAAGAGGCAATCGAAGATAAAGCGGGGATTTTCTTCGATACATTTGAAGTGAAGACTTATTCGACTCAAGTGGCAACAGGAACAAACTACAGGATTAAG GTCCACGTTGGCGACGACATGTACATCCATGTGAGACTCTTCGAGAACCAGAAAGGCAAGATCAACCTGAGGTCCGTCAAAATCAACAAGACAGACGATGACATGTTTTAG